In Ruminococcaceae bacterium R-25, one genomic interval encodes:
- a CDS encoding 23S rRNA (guanosine2251-2'-O)-methyltransferase gives MDKGKRRFNQDRKPDNRPARGARSDFKRERPDFKREREDDAFTEQGSTDKLEGRNAVTEALQAGRDFNKIWILKPEGDKPLDHGLIRILDEANKRGIIVTRATRQILDKMSSTHNHQGVIASVAPHKYADLDEIIGKCRDEGRPALLVALDEIKDAYNLGSILRISDCCGVDGVIIPERRSVSLDSMVAKASAGAIEYVPVARVTNLAQTLTRLKEKENFWVCGTDMNADYEYHDADYSGNLVVVIGSEGDGMRDGVRKCCDFTVSIPMTGHVNSLNAAVAAGVVLFEAQAKRHKEG, from the coding sequence TTGGACAAAGGCAAGAGACGTTTTAACCAGGACAGAAAGCCCGATAACAGACCTGCAAGAGGAGCAAGGTCCGACTTTAAGCGTGAACGCCCCGATTTTAAGCGCGAGCGTGAGGACGATGCTTTTACTGAGCAGGGTTCCACAGATAAGTTGGAGGGCAGAAATGCCGTAACCGAAGCTTTGCAGGCCGGAAGAGATTTCAATAAGATCTGGATCTTAAAGCCTGAAGGTGATAAGCCGTTAGATCATGGCCTTATCAGGATCCTGGACGAAGCTAACAAGCGCGGAATAATCGTTACGAGGGCTACAAGGCAGATCCTCGATAAGATGAGCAGCACTCATAACCATCAGGGCGTAATTGCCTCAGTAGCACCTCATAAATATGCCGATCTTGATGAGATAATCGGTAAGTGCAGGGATGAGGGCAGACCGGCTCTGTTAGTTGCATTAGATGAGATCAAGGACGCCTATAATCTTGGTTCTATCCTTAGGATCTCTGACTGCTGCGGCGTTGACGGCGTCATTATTCCTGAGAGAAGATCAGTATCTTTGGATTCGATGGTCGCAAAGGCATCCGCAGGCGCTATCGAATATGTTCCTGTAGCAAGAGTTACTAACCTTGCGCAGACGCTTACAAGGCTCAAGGAGAAGGAAAACTTCTGGGTCTGCGGTACTGATATGAATGCCGATTATGAATACCATGATGCCGATTATTCGGGCAATCTCGTAGTCGTTATCGGCAGTGAAGGCGACGGCATGAGAGATGGGGTAAGGAAGTGTTGTGATTTCACGGTTTCGATCCCCATGACCGGCCACGTAAACAGCTTGAACGCTGCAGTTGCAGCCGGAGTAGTGCTTTTCGAGGCACAGGCAAAGAGACATAAAGAGGGCTGA
- a CDS encoding ribonuclease-3 family protein: protein MIKPFIAADLREVSPLVLAYIGDSIYELYARCKSATLGAGSNNKMHNNTVHYVSAEAQAYSARLLQDELTEKEADYFRRGKNSNPHAVSKNANHADYMYATGFEALLGYLFLNNEEPRMEYLIYKSFDICDGVIKNEPKTDTEETEEKE, encoded by the coding sequence ATGATAAAGCCGTTTATTGCTGCTGATCTCAGAGAAGTATCGCCGCTTGTTTTAGCTTACATCGGCGATTCGATCTATGAGCTTTATGCGCGCTGCAAGTCAGCGACATTAGGCGCGGGCAGCAACAATAAGATGCATAACAACACTGTTCATTATGTATCTGCCGAGGCTCAGGCATACAGTGCGAGACTTTTGCAGGACGAGCTTACGGAGAAGGAAGCTGATTACTTCAGGAGAGGTAAGAATTCCAATCCGCATGCAGTCTCGAAAAATGCGAATCATGCTGACTACATGTACGCAACAGGATTTGAAGCGCTTCTGGGATATCTCTTCCTCAATAACGAAGAGCCCAGAATGGAATATCTGATCTATAAGAGTTTTGATATCTGCGACGGCGTTATCAAAAATGAGCCGAAAACAGATACTGAAGAAACGGAAGAGAAGGAATAA
- a CDS encoding DNA-binding transcriptional MocR family regulator: MKGYREMTKEELLKVREELNERYEKCKALNLTLDMTRGKPSPVQLDLSNDIYDTLKDGFKTAKNEDTRNYGIAPGIEEIRKIFADLLGTDKDNIFMGNSSSLNQMYDAIMRSMVFGEIDSPKPWSQVEGKKWLCPAPGYDRHFRVTETMGFELIAVPMTENGPDMDVVEELVKDEKVKGIWCVPCYSNPDGVVYSEEVCERLAKMETAAPDFRIFWDNAYVCHHLYEDRSTWGKLPDMLSLCESYGHANRVYEFASSSKITFAGGGISCFAANKDNMTWAKKYLNAQAICTNKVNQLAHSRFLPDAEAVYAHMMKHAAILRPKFEACQKVLDEELGFDNLWHWTKPNGGYFVSFYAMPGTATKIVTMCKEAGVALTPAGASYPYGKDPSDSNIRLAPSFPGIEDIEKAVRILSICAKITAVDKLLEDL; this comes from the coding sequence ATGAAGGGTTACCGCGAAATGACAAAGGAAGAGCTCCTCAAGGTTAGGGAAGAGCTGAACGAACGCTATGAGAAGTGCAAGGCACTCAATCTTACGCTCGACATGACCCGCGGAAAGCCTTCTCCGGTCCAGCTCGATCTTTCGAACGATATATATGACACATTAAAGGACGGTTTTAAGACCGCCAAGAATGAAGATACCAGAAACTACGGTATCGCTCCCGGAATCGAAGAGATCAGAAAGATCTTCGCTGATCTCTTGGGTACAGATAAAGACAATATCTTCATGGGCAATTCTTCATCTTTGAACCAGATGTATGATGCGATCATGCGTTCTATGGTCTTCGGTGAGATCGATTCACCCAAGCCCTGGTCACAGGTTGAAGGCAAGAAGTGGCTTTGCCCTGCGCCTGGATATGACAGACATTTCAGAGTTACAGAGACAATGGGCTTTGAGCTCATCGCAGTTCCCATGACTGAGAACGGTCCTGACATGGACGTTGTAGAAGAACTCGTTAAGGACGAGAAGGTTAAGGGTATCTGGTGCGTTCCCTGCTACAGCAACCCTGACGGCGTTGTTTACTCTGAAGAAGTTTGCGAGAGACTCGCGAAAATGGAGACAGCAGCTCCTGACTTCAGAATCTTCTGGGACAACGCATATGTATGCCACCACCTCTATGAGGACAGAAGTACATGGGGCAAACTCCCTGATATGCTTTCCCTCTGCGAGAGCTATGGCCACGCAAACAGAGTTTATGAGTTCGCTTCATCTTCGAAGATCACTTTCGCAGGCGGCGGAATCTCATGCTTCGCAGCAAATAAGGACAATATGACTTGGGCAAAGAAATACCTTAATGCCCAGGCTATCTGCACAAATAAGGTTAACCAGCTAGCTCACTCAAGATTCCTTCCGGATGCTGAGGCTGTTTATGCTCACATGATGAAGCATGCAGCAATCCTCCGTCCGAAGTTCGAAGCTTGCCAGAAGGTACTTGATGAGGAACTCGGTTTTGATAACCTCTGGCACTGGACAAAACCTAACGGCGGTTATTTCGTAAGCTTCTATGCTATGCCCGGTACGGCTACAAAGATCGTTACAATGTGCAAGGAAGCAGGCGTAGCTCTTACTCCTGCAGGCGCAAGCTATCCTTACGGCAAGGATCCTTCTGATTCAAATATCAGACTTGCTCCTTCTTTCCCCGGTATCGAAGATATTGAGAAAGCCGTCAGAATCCTCTCGATCTGTGCTAAAATCACAGCAGTGGATAAATTGTTGGAGGATCTTTAA
- a CDS encoding adenylosuccinate lyase, whose protein sequence is MTKDTYESPLNSRYASREMQYIFSPDKKFKTWRLLWIALAEAEKELGLNITDEQIADLKAHKDDIDYEDAAAEEKIRRHDVMAHVHSYGKQVKGSGADAIIHLGATSCYVGDNTDIIIMREALELIKKRLVVVIAKLADFADEYKAMPTLGFTHFQPAQLVTVGKRATLWLQDLVFDLETIENAIASLKLLGCKGTTGTQASFYDLFDGDHEKCVELDKKICQKMGFEQSYYVSGQTYSRKIDYTVLSALAAIAQSAHKFSNDIRLLQHLKEIEEPFEKNQIGSSAMAYKRNPMRSERIASLSRYVIADVLNPAMTSSEQWFERTLDDSANKRISVPEAFLAVDAILGIYTNVVSGLVVYPKIIEKHINDELPFMMTENIMMEATKKGGNRQELHEEIRQLSMQAGSVVKNEGKPNDLLERIAADPKFGMTMDELLKLRDAKLYIGRCPEQVDAFLTECVRPLIAAHKDDLEVSEVELKV, encoded by the coding sequence ATGACTAAAGACACATACGAGAGCCCGTTAAACTCCCGCTATGCGAGCCGCGAGATGCAGTACATCTTCTCGCCTGACAAGAAGTTCAAGACATGGAGACTTCTTTGGATCGCATTAGCTGAGGCAGAGAAAGAATTAGGTCTTAACATCACAGATGAGCAGATCGCTGATCTCAAAGCTCACAAGGATGATATCGATTATGAGGATGCCGCAGCAGAGGAGAAGATCCGCCGCCACGACGTAATGGCTCATGTCCATTCCTATGGCAAGCAGGTCAAGGGTTCCGGTGCTGACGCGATCATCCACCTTGGCGCAACATCCTGCTATGTTGGTGACAATACAGACATCATAATAATGAGAGAAGCTTTGGAACTCATCAAGAAGAGACTTGTTGTAGTTATCGCAAAGCTCGCTGATTTTGCTGACGAATATAAGGCTATGCCTACTTTGGGCTTTACTCATTTCCAGCCCGCTCAGCTCGTAACTGTCGGTAAGAGAGCAACTCTCTGGCTCCAGGATCTCGTTTTCGACCTTGAGACAATTGAGAACGCTATTGCTTCATTGAAGCTTCTCGGATGCAAGGGTACAACAGGTACACAGGCTTCTTTCTATGATCTTTTCGACGGCGATCACGAAAAGTGTGTCGAGCTCGACAAGAAGATCTGCCAGAAGATGGGCTTTGAGCAGTCTTACTATGTATCCGGCCAGACATATTCCAGAAAGATCGATTACACGGTTCTTTCAGCTCTTGCAGCTATCGCTCAGAGCGCTCACAAGTTCTCCAACGATATCAGACTTCTCCAGCACCTGAAGGAGATCGAAGAGCCTTTCGAAAAGAACCAGATCGGATCTTCCGCTATGGCTTACAAGAGAAATCCGATGAGATCCGAGAGAATCGCATCACTTTCCAGATATGTGATAGCAGATGTTCTTAATCCTGCTATGACATCTTCAGAGCAGTGGTTCGAGAGAACTTTGGATGACTCTGCAAATAAGAGAATCTCAGTACCTGAGGCATTCCTCGCAGTTGATGCAATCCTCGGTATCTATACAAACGTTGTTTCCGGTCTTGTCGTATATCCCAAGATTATTGAAAAGCACATCAATGATGAGCTGCCTTTCATGATGACAGAGAATATCATGATGGAGGCAACAAAGAAGGGCGGAAACCGTCAGGAACTCCACGAGGAGATCCGCCAGCTTTCTATGCAGGCAGGTTCTGTTGTTAAGAATGAGGGCAAGCCCAATGATCTTCTCGAGAGGATCGCAGCTGATCCCAAGTTCGGCATGACAATGGATGAGCTCCTTAAGCTCAGAGATGCCAAGCTTTACATCGGTCGATGTCCTGAGCAGGTCGATGCATTCCTTACAGAGTGTGTCAGGCCGTTAATTGCTGCGCACAAGGATGACCTTGAGGTAAGTGAAGTTGAGCTGAAAGTATAA
- a CDS encoding cysteinyl-tRNA synthetase, with product MKLYNTLTRYKEDFKPIEEGKVKMYACGPTVYNYFHLGNARPFVTFDTLARYLEYRGYDVTFVQNFTDIDDKMIKRANEEGITVEQLADRFIKEYYVDADGLNIKRQTFQPRATQSMKAIIGLIKAMEKNGYTYIIEGDGVYYDVSKKSDYGKLSHYNLDELEAGGGERKASYEGKKNPGDFAVWKFKKEGEPSWGSPWGEGRPGWHIECSAMIKQYLGDTIDIHGGGQDLIFPHHENEIAQSEAANGCTFCNYFVHNAFVNIDGEKMSKSLGNFFTIRDIVKKYPYNVIRFFILLGHYRSPINFSDELLAAAQTSLGRISNCVRNADFLLANSKFEGDAEADKVLEDVIKAAGESFVAHMDDDLNSADAITDIFNLVRQTNTSAQEAKVSAEMLKAARDKIVELTGVLGILLDLEDEIPEEITELANKRAEAKKAKDYAEADRIRDEIQSKGYTVKDVPGGYKIEKAN from the coding sequence ATGAAACTTTACAACACACTCACAAGATATAAGGAAGATTTCAAGCCTATTGAAGAAGGCAAGGTCAAGATGTATGCGTGCGGCCCTACGGTCTATAACTATTTCCATCTTGGCAACGCAAGGCCGTTTGTTACTTTCGATACGCTTGCAAGATATCTGGAATACAGAGGTTATGACGTAACCTTCGTCCAGAACTTCACTGATATCGACGATAAGATGATCAAGCGCGCAAACGAGGAAGGCATCACTGTAGAGCAGCTCGCTGACCGTTTCATCAAGGAATACTACGTTGACGCTGACGGCCTCAATATCAAGCGCCAGACATTCCAGCCCAGAGCCACCCAGTCTATGAAGGCTATTATCGGTCTCATCAAGGCTATGGAGAAAAACGGCTACACTTACATCATCGAAGGCGACGGCGTTTACTATGACGTTTCCAAGAAATCTGATTACGGCAAGCTCTCACACTATAATCTCGACGAGCTCGAAGCAGGCGGCGGTGAGCGCAAGGCATCTTACGAAGGCAAGAAGAATCCGGGCGATTTCGCTGTATGGAAGTTCAAGAAAGAGGGCGAGCCTTCATGGGGTTCACCTTGGGGCGAAGGAAGACCGGGCTGGCACATTGAGTGCTCTGCCATGATCAAGCAATATCTTGGCGATACTATCGATATTCACGGCGGCGGACAGGATCTTATCTTCCCGCATCACGAAAACGAGATCGCGCAGAGCGAGGCTGCAAACGGCTGCACATTCTGCAATTATTTTGTCCACAATGCTTTCGTTAACATTGACGGCGAAAAGATGAGTAAGTCATTGGGCAACTTTTTCACGATCAGAGACATCGTTAAGAAGTATCCTTACAACGTAATCAGATTCTTCATCCTGCTCGGCCATTACAGAAGCCCCATCAATTTCTCTGATGAGCTTTTGGCAGCTGCACAGACGAGCCTCGGAAGAATCTCCAACTGCGTAAGAAATGCTGACTTCTTATTGGCAAATAGCAAATTCGAAGGTGACGCTGAGGCTGACAAGGTATTGGAAGATGTGATCAAGGCAGCAGGCGAGAGCTTCGTAGCTCATATGGACGATGACCTCAACAGTGCTGATGCCATTACCGATATCTTTAACCTCGTACGCCAGACAAATACAAGTGCTCAGGAAGCTAAGGTTTCAGCTGAGATGCTCAAAGCTGCAAGAGATAAGATCGTTGAGCTCACAGGCGTTCTCGGAATCCTGTTGGATCTTGAAGATGAGATACCTGAAGAGATTACGGAACTTGCAAATAAGCGTGCAGAGGCTAAGAAAGCCAAGGATTACGCTGAGGCTGACCGCATCAGGGACGAGATCCAATCAAAGGGCTACACTGTTAAGGACGTACCCGGCGGATATAAGATCGAGAAGGCGAACTGA
- a CDS encoding Holliday junction resolvase-like predicted endonuclease has product MNIQKITYRQFIGAKGEDAAVKLLNAKGFTVLRRNYVVHNVGEIDIIAEKDSDIHIVEVRTRLNIGYYPDSVESVAGAKRNRIIRTAEHFVMENGLYDKNIVFEICMVTHDKQGNIRRIDFVPF; this is encoded by the coding sequence ATGAACATACAAAAAATCACCTACAGGCAGTTTATTGGAGCCAAGGGAGAAGATGCTGCAGTAAAGCTTCTAAACGCCAAGGGCTTTACAGTTTTAAGGCGCAATTACGTTGTCCATAATGTCGGAGAGATAGACATAATTGCGGAAAAGGACAGCGATATTCATATAGTGGAGGTGAGGACGAGGCTTAATATCGGTTATTATCCGGATTCTGTCGAATCTGTTGCAGGTGCTAAGCGGAACAGGATAATCAGGACCGCTGAGCACTTTGTGATGGAGAACGGGCTTTATGATAAAAATATTGTTTTCGAGATATGCATGGTCACACACGATAAGCAAGGTAATATACGGAGAATCGATTTTGTGCCCTTTTGA